In Thermoplasmata archaeon, the genomic window TCGCCGCTGCCATGGGAATCTCGAAGGAGGATCTTCTCGCGAAGCTCCTCGAGGCCCAGACGAACCCCAAGGATACACGCCTCGTCGACCGAGCAGCGTTCCAGAAGAACGCCAGCTCCGACGTCGATCTTACAGCTCTCCCCATTCCCAAGCTGTTCCCCAAAGACGCGGGTCGGTTCATCACGGCGGGCGTCTGGGTTGCGGAGTGGCAGGGCGTGCGGAACCTGTCGTTCCACCGCATCCAAGTCCTCGACCGCACGCGCGGCGCGTGCCGCATCGTGCCCCGCCACCTGCGGCACATGTACAGCGAGGCCGCCAAGGCGGGGCAGGAACTCAAGGTGGCCGTGTGCGTCGGCCTCGACCCCTGGAATCTCCTGGGCGGCGGCACGTCCGTCGAGTACGGCATGGACGAGAGCCGCATCGCATCCGCCCTCACCCAAGCGTGCCTGAAGAAGCCCGTGGACATGGTGCGTATCTCGAGCGGCCTGACGGTCCCCGCGGAGGCGGACTACGTCCTCGAGGGACGGCTGATCCACGAGACGCACGACGAGGGCCCGTTCGTCGACGCGGTCAAGACGTACGACCGCGTGCGCAAGGAGCCCGTCCTGGTGGTCGACCGCGTGTACCGGCGCGACGACGCGGTCTTCCACATCATCGTCGGCGGATCCGACGAGCACTTCATGTTCATGGGCATGCCCCGAGAACCCGTGATCTACCAGGCCGTGTCCCGCGCCGTGCCCCATGTCAAGGCAGTCCGCCTCACGGAGGGCGGCTGCGCCTGGCTCCACGGTGTCGTGTCGATCCGGAAGCAACACCAGGGGGACGGCAAGAACGCGATCATGGCCGCCTTCGGCGCGCACACCTCGATGAAGCAGGTGGTCATCGTGGACGAGGACATCGACGTGTACGACGACCGGGACGTCGAGTGGGCCGTGGCCACGCGGTTCCAGGCGGACCGCGGACTCGTCGTCTTGCACGGCGTCCGCGGCTCGTCCATCGACCCGAGTTCCGTGGACGGCTTTACTTCGAAGGTGGGCATCGACGCGACGAAGCCCCTCGGCGGCGACCCCGCAATGTTCGACAAAGCCACGCTTTGACCTCCGGCCTTCTCCGACACGTCATGTGCCACCCAGGGCCAACTCCCCAGTCCCCGAACGGCACCACGGGCTCGTGCGGCGTGTGTGGACACGATGTTTCGCCCAGGGGGCCGTCATCTTTATATCCCTATATGTAACACTATAGTCCGTATGGGACAGAAAACCGTGGCCCTCGACGGGGAGGCGTACGAGCTCCTCCGGAAGAAGAAGCGGGAAGGGGAAACCTTCAGCGACGTCGTGAAACGCCTTGCGCGCAAGCCCAGGTCCATCATGGATTTCGCGGGAGCCTGGAAAGACGTGCCGAGCGAAGACCTCGCCAAGATCCGGGAGTTCCTGCGCAGGGGTCGCGAACTCGATCGAAGGAAGATGGCGAAACTAATCGAAGAGATGCACTAACCATGCGCTGCCTGGACGCGACGTATCTCATCGACTACCTGGAAGGCCAAGCCGCGGCCGTCGCGAAGGTGCAGCAGTGGACAGCGGCGTCGGAACGGCTTGCGACCCCGGCTCCCGCTGCAGCGGAGACCTTGCTCGGCGCGTACTATGAAGGAGGGTCGGCCCTGCGGGACGCTCTCGGCCTGATGGAGACCCTTGAGGTGCTTCCGATCGACGCGACCGTGGCGACGGAGGCCGCGCAGCTGGGAGCCGAGCAGCTTCGACGAGGGACTGCCGCCTCGACCGTCGACCTCCTCATTGCCGCTGCCGCCAGGCTCCACGGGGGAATCCTGGTCACGCGGGACACGGGTTTCGGGCGAATCACCGGGCTCGCCGTTGAGACGTACTAGGCGAGCGAAGGACGGTATCTTCCGGTCGGGGGGAGCACCTCGTGGCCGGGTCCGCGCAGCCCACACAAAGGGTTATTCAGCCGTCCCGACGTTGCTCGCCCCGGTGTTCGTCACTCACGAGCTCATCCGCCGCGGAACGGTCGAGGAACGGGCGTACCAGGTGAACATCGCAAAGGCCTGCCTGTCGCGCTCCACGCTCGTCGTCCTCCCCACAGGAATGGGCAAGACGGTCGTCGCAGCCATGGTCATCGCGGAAATCCTGCGCCGCAAGGGAGGCAAGATCCTGTTCCTCGCGCCGACGAAGCCGCTCGTGGAACAGCACGCCGCCTCCCTGCGGGAGATCCTGATCGTCGAGCGCATCGCCGTCTTCACGGGCGAGGTGGCCTCCCCCGAGGACCGGGAGCTCCTGTGGCGGGAAAATAAGATTGTCGTCTCGACCCCGCAGGTGATCAAGAACGACGTGCACACGGGCCGCTACGACCTCGAGGACGTGAGCCTGATCGTCTTCGATGAGGCGCACCGCGCGGTCGGCGACTACGCGTACGTGGACGTCGCCGCGGTCTACAAAGAGGTCGCAGGACGGCTCGTCCTGGGGATGACGGCGTCGCCCGGCTCGTCCGCGGAGAAGATCCTCGAGGTCTGCAACAACCTCGGCATCACCGCGGTGGAGATCCGGACGGAGCTCGACGCGGACGTGGTCCCGTACGTCCAGGGCTTAGAGATCCAGCGGATCCCGATCGATGCGCCCGACGAGGCGAAGGAGATTCGGACCCTGCTGGAG contains:
- a CDS encoding UbiD family decarboxylase, producing AAAMGISKEDLLAKLLEAQTNPKDTRLVDRAAFQKNASSDVDLTALPIPKLFPKDAGRFITAGVWVAEWQGVRNLSFHRIQVLDRTRGACRIVPRHLRHMYSEAAKAGQELKVAVCVGLDPWNLLGGGTSVEYGMDESRIASALTQACLKKPVDMVRISSGLTVPAEADYVLEGRLIHETHDEGPFVDAVKTYDRVRKEPVLVVDRVYRRDDAVFHIIVGGSDEHFMFMGMPREPVIYQAVSRAVPHVKAVRLTEGGCAWLHGVVSIRKQHQGDGKNAIMAAFGAHTSMKQVVIVDEDIDVYDDRDVEWAVATRFQADRGLVVLHGVRGSSIDPSSVDGFTSKVGIDATKPLGGDPAMFDKATL
- a CDS encoding antitoxin VapB family protein, giving the protein MGQKTVALDGEAYELLRKKKREGETFSDVVKRLARKPRSIMDFAGAWKDVPSEDLAKIREFLRRGRELDRRKMAKLIEEMH
- a CDS encoding PIN domain-containing protein, yielding MRCLDATYLIDYLEGQAAAVAKVQQWTAASERLATPAPAAAETLLGAYYEGGSALRDALGLMETLEVLPIDATVATEAAQLGAEQLRRGTAASTVDLLIAAAARLHGGILVTRDTGFGRITGLAVETY